A region of Moorena producens PAL-8-15-08-1 DNA encodes the following proteins:
- a CDS encoding SDR family oxidoreductase has translation MTFNQQHAIITGGSSGIGKATAKLLAQKGANLTLIARDTAKLEQAKVEIEGMRCSFGTALRSHPQPKILTISADVSQQIQVEAAIEQAINQIGPADLLITSAGIAHPGYFQELPIEVFEQTMAVNYFGSLYAIKAVLPTMVKQHKGHIVLLSSGAGLIGIYGYTPYSPSKFALRGLAESLRGELKPQGIHVSIVYPPDTDTPQLEAENKTKPLETKMITGSAQMWSATAVADQIVRGIEKKQFGIMPGFEMTLLGRFHSLLAPVLNWYFDRIVTGNRESGIGNRESGIGSRESDNYP, from the coding sequence ATGACCTTCAATCAACAGCACGCCATTATCACAGGGGGCTCCAGTGGGATTGGCAAAGCTACTGCCAAATTATTAGCCCAGAAGGGAGCTAATCTGACCTTGATTGCTAGGGATACAGCTAAGCTAGAGCAGGCTAAAGTCGAGATTGAAGGGATGCGATGTTCCTTTGGAACCGCTTTGCGATCGCATCCGCAACCAAAAATTCTCACTATTTCTGCTGATGTTTCCCAGCAGATACAGGTAGAAGCAGCTATTGAGCAAGCAATTAACCAAATCGGTCCTGCTGACCTATTAATCACTAGCGCTGGTATTGCTCATCCCGGTTACTTCCAAGAGCTGCCCATAGAGGTATTTGAACAAACCATGGCAGTTAACTATTTTGGTTCCCTCTATGCAATTAAAGCAGTACTACCCACCATGGTAAAGCAACACAAGGGTCATATTGTACTGCTATCTTCCGGTGCTGGACTGATTGGTATTTATGGCTATACCCCTTACAGTCCCAGTAAATTTGCCCTGCGGGGTTTAGCGGAATCCTTGCGGGGTGAGTTAAAGCCCCAAGGTATTCATGTTTCTATTGTCTATCCTCCCGATACCGATACCCCACAACTGGAAGCCGAAAATAAAACCAAGCCCCTGGAAACTAAGATGATTACTGGCAGTGCCCAGATGTGGAGTGCAACTGCCGTAGCTGATCAGATTGTACGAGGTATTGAGAAAAAGCAGTTTGGGATCATGCCAGGATTCGAGATGACATTACTAGGCCGGTTCCATAGTTTGCTCGCTCCAGTATTGAATTGGTATTTTGATCGGATTGTTACAGGGAATCGGGAATCGGGAATCGGGAATCGGGAGTCGGGAATCGGGAGTCGGGAGTCGGATAATTACCCTTGA
- a CDS encoding GMC family oxidoreductase N-terminal domain-containing protein, with product MLHQDCRGTKNFLPFLCYLFFFSCSLRGTQVFYPLTFDLLHLISLLLPAPYSLPPNPTPYSLLPLPTPYLPTPYSLTPYSLLPTPYSLPHSPTPYSLFPIPYSLFPFYMTNDFDAIIIGSGAGGGTVALALAKAGKQVLLVERGNRFIDSEPYQDEQRMLIDMAAFDDRTIEVNGRNTRLFIGGILGGGTSLYGGVLMRPSRNDFHPGKYYSEWLPRHLWDWPITYDQLSPYFDQAESLFHVAGDDPNKILHLETPAHSYPAKTPPLEPINQKLERGIEKAGFTPFHLPLGIDFNRCLRCPKCPGYYCPNDSRASTLVCAIDGAVSNYHLQVKTNTEAECLVTNAQGKVVGVKLRWRDSGTIETLKAKTYIIAAGAIGSPVILIKSGLTGRSGQVGRNYMYHCGALAAGLFSQPTGGADTFIKQLGFTDLYFGSGDFPHKLGYSQTVPIPGHLSIQENLPVPIPDAIAKFLLKRILAMTGFVEDLPQPENRVDVSNTGAIHLVHKFHPYDIYRSRYYMRQLKKVMRHAGVVFMFGATGDKDDRHTAHQVGTTRFGTDPNTSVLDPYCRLHDHDNVFVVDGGFMPTSLGVSPALTIVANALRVADYIKQTV from the coding sequence TTGCTGCATCAAGACTGCAGAGGTACAAAGAATTTTTTACCTTTTCTTTGTTACCTTTTCTTTTTTTCCTGCTCCCTACGAGGTACACAGGTTTTTTACCCTCTTACCTTTGATCTCCTACATCTTATCTCTTTACTTCTTCCTGCTCCCTACTCCTTACCCCCTAATCCTACTCCCTACTCCCTACTCCCACTCCCTACTCCCTACCTCCCTACTCCCTACTCCCTAACTCCCTACTCCCTACTCCCTACTCCCTACTCCCTTCCCCACTCCCCTACTCCCTACTCCCTATTCCCTATTCCCTATTCCCTGTTCCCTTTTTATATGACAAACGATTTTGATGCCATCATCATTGGTAGCGGAGCTGGTGGAGGAACTGTTGCGTTGGCGCTAGCTAAAGCTGGTAAGCAGGTTTTACTGGTTGAGCGTGGTAACCGATTCATTGACAGTGAACCTTACCAGGACGAGCAACGAATGCTGATCGACATGGCAGCTTTTGATGACCGCACCATCGAGGTTAATGGGCGTAATACCCGATTGTTTATTGGCGGAATTCTTGGTGGTGGGACTTCTCTCTATGGTGGAGTGTTGATGCGTCCGAGCCGCAATGATTTCCATCCTGGCAAGTACTATAGTGAATGGCTACCACGTCACCTCTGGGATTGGCCAATTACTTATGATCAGCTCTCCCCCTATTTCGATCAGGCCGAGTCATTATTCCATGTTGCTGGAGATGATCCTAATAAAATCCTCCATCTAGAAACACCAGCCCACAGCTATCCAGCCAAGACTCCTCCCCTTGAGCCGATCAATCAGAAATTGGAGCGGGGGATTGAGAAAGCGGGATTTACTCCCTTCCACTTACCCCTGGGCATCGACTTTAACCGTTGCCTTCGCTGTCCCAAATGTCCAGGCTACTACTGCCCCAATGACTCTCGTGCTTCGACGTTGGTATGTGCTATTGATGGAGCCGTCAGCAATTACCATCTCCAGGTAAAAACTAATACAGAAGCAGAGTGCTTGGTTACCAACGCTCAGGGTAAGGTGGTTGGTGTAAAACTTCGCTGGCGCGATAGTGGTACAATCGAAACGCTAAAAGCTAAAACCTATATTATAGCAGCTGGAGCTATCGGTAGCCCAGTAATCCTGATCAAATCTGGCTTAACTGGTCGTAGTGGTCAGGTGGGCAGAAATTATATGTACCATTGCGGTGCTTTGGCGGCTGGGTTGTTTAGCCAACCTACCGGTGGCGCAGATACCTTCATCAAGCAGTTAGGCTTCACCGATCTTTATTTTGGTTCAGGGGATTTTCCCCATAAGCTCGGGTATTCCCAAACTGTGCCAATCCCTGGGCATCTGAGCATACAAGAAAATTTACCAGTACCGATTCCAGATGCGATCGCAAAATTCCTACTCAAACGGATACTGGCGATGACAGGTTTTGTCGAAGACTTGCCCCAACCGGAAAATAGGGTAGACGTTAGCAACACAGGAGCGATCCATCTAGTCCACAAATTTCATCCTTACGATATTTACCGCTCCCGTTACTATATGCGCCAGCTCAAGAAAGTGATGCGCCATGCTGGGGTAGTATTTATGTTTGGTGCCACCGGGGATAAAGATGATCGTCACACAGCCCATCAAGTGGGCACCACACGTTTTGGTACCGATCCCAACACATCAGTGCTTGACCCATACTGCCGTTTGCACGATCATGACAATGTATTTGTTGTGGATGGTGGATTTATGCCAACCTCGTTGGGGGTTAGTCCTGCTTTAACCATTGTAGCTAATGCACTGCGAGTGGCAGATTATATTAAGCAGACTGTTTAA
- a CDS encoding Uma2 family endonuclease: protein MIADKIPNYISQEHYLSQEEESPIKHEYSDGEIYAIAGASDAHVTIAGNLFALLINHVRGTGCRVYMADMKAYVEAANSYYYPDVMVTGDARDRELKNYKKYPCLIVEVLSTKTEAFDRGNKFYDYQKLDTLVEYVLISQDHQRLDCFRRNAQKIWTLQFYDPGSEIHLESVDFRTSLEALYEDV, encoded by the coding sequence ATGATTGCTGATAAAATTCCAAATTACATTTCACAAGAACACTATCTATCCCAAGAAGAAGAAAGTCCCATCAAACACGAGTATAGTGATGGAGAAATCTATGCCATTGCTGGAGCCAGTGATGCCCATGTTACTATTGCCGGTAACTTATTTGCACTGTTAATAAATCATGTCAGAGGCACTGGTTGTCGGGTTTATATGGCAGATATGAAAGCGTATGTTGAAGCCGCCAATAGTTATTACTATCCCGATGTTATGGTAACTGGCGATGCTAGAGATAGAGAATTGAAAAATTATAAAAAATATCCTTGTTTAATTGTCGAAGTCTTATCTACCAAAACTGAAGCCTTTGACCGGGGTAACAAATTTTATGACTATCAAAAATTAGACACATTGGTCGAATATGTCCTAATTAGCCAAGACCATCAACGTCTAGACTGCTTCCGCCGTAATGCCCAGAAAATTTGGACATTACAATTTTATGATCCAGGAAGTGAGATTCATCTAGAAAGTGTGGATTTTCGTACGAGTCTTGAGGCTTTGTATGAAGATGTATAG
- a CDS encoding B12-binding domain-containing radical SAM protein — MRVLLLYPLFPKSFWSMEKTIELVNRKALMPPLGLVTVAAILPQTWSFKLVDRNVSEVTEAEWDWAEMVILSGMIVQKKDFLELIQEAKRRGKKVAVGGPYPTTSPHEPEAAGADYLILDEGEITLPMFVSAIERGESQGVFRANGEKPDVTETPIPRFDLLDLEAYDTMAIQFSRGCPFQCEFCDIIVLYGRKPRTKAPEQLLAELERLLELNFQGGIFLVDDNFIGNKRNVKILLKAMKVWMAEHEYPFSFITEASVDLAQDQELMDLMVDCNFKVVFLGIETPDEDSLTLTKKFQNTRDSLSESVDAITNAGLRVMAGFIMGFDGEKPGAGDRIVQFIEKTSIPIALFSMLQALPNTALWHRLEKEGRLLDGGANINQTTLINFVPTRPVEEIAREYVEAFWTLYDPERFLNRTYNHFMKLGLPRHAVPRRIDWITIRALLTLCWRQGVVRKTRWTFWNSLFKLIQQKPKVVGSFFVVCAYAEHFLEYRQIVRDQIEAQLAEFMTNKPSPLPAKDKEVAVNESAIA; from the coding sequence ATGCGAGTTTTATTGCTATATCCTCTGTTTCCGAAAAGTTTCTGGTCAATGGAGAAAACCATTGAGTTGGTGAATCGCAAGGCACTGATGCCACCCCTAGGTTTGGTGACAGTAGCAGCGATATTACCTCAGACATGGTCCTTTAAACTGGTTGACCGCAATGTATCTGAGGTAACGGAGGCAGAATGGGATTGGGCTGAGATGGTGATTCTCTCAGGTATGATCGTCCAGAAAAAGGATTTCCTTGAGCTAATTCAGGAAGCTAAGCGCCGTGGGAAAAAGGTAGCCGTTGGTGGTCCTTACCCGACTACCTCACCCCACGAACCTGAAGCGGCTGGGGCAGATTACTTGATTTTGGATGAAGGGGAAATTACCCTACCGATGTTTGTCTCAGCGATTGAACGGGGCGAGAGTCAAGGGGTTTTCCGTGCTAATGGTGAGAAGCCGGATGTTACGGAAACCCCAATCCCCCGCTTTGATCTTCTGGACCTGGAAGCCTATGACACTATGGCAATCCAGTTCTCTCGGGGTTGTCCATTTCAGTGCGAATTCTGCGATATTATTGTCCTCTACGGTCGCAAACCCCGTACTAAAGCTCCCGAGCAGTTGTTAGCTGAACTAGAACGCCTCTTAGAACTGAATTTCCAAGGGGGGATTTTTCTAGTCGATGACAACTTTATTGGCAATAAGCGCAATGTCAAGATTCTGCTGAAAGCCATGAAGGTCTGGATGGCTGAACATGAGTATCCTTTTAGCTTTATCACAGAAGCTTCAGTGGATTTGGCTCAAGACCAAGAACTGATGGACCTGATGGTCGATTGTAATTTCAAAGTGGTCTTTTTGGGCATTGAAACTCCTGATGAAGACAGCCTTACCCTGACTAAAAAGTTCCAAAATACTCGGGATTCTCTGAGTGAATCAGTGGATGCCATTACCAATGCCGGTCTGAGGGTGATGGCAGGGTTTATCATGGGCTTTGATGGAGAAAAACCAGGCGCAGGCGATCGCATTGTCCAATTTATTGAGAAAACCTCGATTCCTATTGCCTTGTTTAGTATGTTGCAGGCATTGCCTAATACTGCTCTGTGGCATCGCCTTGAAAAAGAAGGACGACTTCTCGATGGTGGGGCTAATATTAACCAAACCACTTTGATCAATTTTGTTCCAACTCGGCCAGTGGAAGAAATTGCTCGTGAATATGTCGAGGCGTTTTGGACTCTGTATGATCCAGAGCGATTTTTAAACCGCACCTACAACCACTTTATGAAGCTTGGTCTACCGAGGCATGCTGTACCTCGTCGGATCGATTGGATAACTATCCGGGCGCTACTAACTCTATGCTGGCGACAAGGGGTTGTCCGTAAGACCCGCTGGACCTTCTGGAATAGTCTGTTTAAGCTGATCCAGCAGAAACCGAAAGTGGTGGGCTCTTTCTTTGTGGTTTGTGCCTACGCGGAACACTTCCTCGAATATCGCCAAATTGTCCGTGACCAAATTGAGGCTCAGCTGGCTGAATTTATGACTAATAAACCATCACCTTTACCGGCTAAGGATAAGGAAGTGGCGGTAAACGAATCCGCGATCGCATAA
- a CDS encoding fatty acyl-AMP ligase produces MANHKAKYSNLVDLVVDRAINQPNQIAYTFLADGETESGHLTYQQLDQQARAIAAQLQSLVARGSRALLVYPYTAGLEFIAAFFGCLYASVVAVTANPPRSKQAIAQLQQRVISAQATVALTTTDLWKRIQQQCASNPELAPSLTQLSWIESNKISPSLASDWIETERPDHDSLAFLQYTSGSTGKPKGVMVTHGNILHNSALIYQCFEHTLNSQGVIWLPLFHDMGLIGGVIQPIYGRFPVTLMSPVALIQKPVCWLQGISRYQATTSGGPNFAYDLLCRQVTPEQMETLDLSSWEVAFSGAEPIRAETLERFAKTFAPCGFRPEAFYPCYGMAETTLFISGGLKANPLVIKYVEQGALGENQVVAATKDQKGAQGIVSCGQPWLGDHVVIVDPETLIECPENKVGEIWVSGNGVGKGYWNQPEETERTFGAYIKDTGTGPFLRTGDLGFLKDGELFITGRLKELMILWGNNRYPQHIEATVEKSHPALRPNASAAFSVDLEGEERLVIAQEIKRSYLRNLVVDEVVAAIRQAVAQEHIADVYGIVLLKTGSIPKTSSGKIKRRECRLRFLDGTLEAVGEWRQSQLQQRSITDLLSQLNVGGSES; encoded by the coding sequence ATGGCAAACCATAAAGCTAAATACTCCAACTTAGTCGATCTCGTGGTCGATAGAGCGATAAACCAACCTAACCAAATTGCTTACACTTTCCTAGCAGACGGGGAGACAGAATCTGGACATCTAACCTATCAACAGTTAGATCAACAGGCCAGAGCCATTGCTGCTCAGCTACAGTCTCTAGTTGCCAGGGGCTCCCGTGCCTTATTAGTCTACCCCTATACCGCTGGGTTAGAGTTCATTGCCGCTTTCTTTGGATGTCTGTATGCCTCGGTTGTAGCAGTGACCGCTAATCCCCCCCGGTCTAAACAGGCTATTGCCCAATTACAGCAGCGGGTAATTTCTGCCCAAGCCACAGTAGCGCTTACTACCACAGACTTATGGAAAAGAATCCAGCAGCAGTGTGCCTCCAATCCAGAATTAGCCCCAAGCTTAACTCAACTGTCCTGGATAGAAAGCAATAAAATTTCCCCGTCTCTAGCATCAGACTGGATTGAAACCGAGCGCCCAGATCACGATAGCTTAGCGTTTTTACAGTACACCTCAGGGTCTACCGGTAAGCCAAAAGGGGTAATGGTGACCCATGGCAATATCCTGCACAATTCAGCCTTGATCTATCAGTGCTTCGAGCATACCCTTAACAGTCAAGGAGTGATCTGGTTACCTTTGTTTCATGATATGGGTTTGATCGGTGGTGTGATCCAGCCCATCTATGGGAGATTTCCCGTTACACTCATGTCACCAGTAGCCTTGATACAGAAACCAGTTTGCTGGCTGCAAGGGATTTCCCGCTATCAAGCCACCACCAGTGGTGGTCCCAATTTTGCCTATGACTTATTGTGTCGTCAGGTCACTCCGGAACAGATGGAAACTCTAGACCTTAGTAGTTGGGAAGTAGCGTTTTCCGGTGCTGAACCGATTCGAGCCGAAACCCTAGAACGGTTTGCCAAGACCTTTGCCCCTTGTGGGTTTAGACCAGAAGCATTTTATCCCTGCTACGGTATGGCTGAAACTACATTATTTATTTCCGGGGGATTGAAAGCTAACCCTCTGGTGATTAAGTATGTTGAGCAAGGTGCCCTAGGAGAAAATCAGGTGGTAGCTGCGACTAAAGACCAAAAGGGAGCACAAGGGATTGTCAGCTGTGGTCAGCCCTGGTTAGGTGATCACGTGGTAATTGTTGACCCGGAAACCTTAATAGAGTGCCCAGAAAATAAAGTCGGGGAAATTTGGGTATCTGGTAATGGTGTCGGCAAGGGCTATTGGAATCAACCAGAGGAAACAGAACGCACATTTGGTGCCTATATCAAAGACACCGGCACTGGACCATTTCTGCGTACCGGAGACTTAGGATTTCTAAAAGATGGGGAACTGTTTATCACCGGTCGCCTCAAAGAATTGATGATCCTCTGGGGCAACAACCGCTATCCCCAGCATATTGAAGCAACGGTTGAGAAGAGTCATCCAGCCCTACGACCCAATGCTAGTGCAGCGTTTTCTGTAGATTTAGAAGGAGAAGAACGATTAGTTATTGCTCAAGAGATCAAGCGGAGTTACCTGAGAAACTTAGTAGTTGATGAAGTAGTGGCAGCCATTCGTCAAGCAGTAGCCCAAGAGCATATTGCTGATGTTTATGGGATTGTGCTGCTGAAAACCGGAAGTATTCCCAAAACCTCTAGTGGTAAGATTAAACGTCGGGAATGTCGGCTGCGATTTCTTGATGGCACTTTAGAGGCAGTAGGTGAATGGCGACAGAGTCAACTTCAACAGCGTAGTATTACCGATCTGTTGAGTCAGTTGAATGTTGGTGGATCAGAATCCTAA
- a CDS encoding aminotransferase class I/II-fold pyridoxal phosphate-dependent enzyme: protein MELLNQVWNGKESSPATVVTSDHKSTVSSPKLSQGASSIATWLVSKLADVLELDAQEIDIHRDFTDYGLNSIEAVNLSGELENFLGHRLSPTLLWDHDNIEALAEYLAEYVAKQPTANSQANLETSSGRSIPETNGHISAKNGLIPNQDAEKLDNQDIPPEYHHFHLYPEYRKLQLQQEEIKALGVNNPFFTPQERVVNNTTQIGGRELINYATYNYLGMCGDPVISQAAKDAIDRYGTSACASRLLSGEKPLHRELEKEIADFIGTEDSIVYVGGHATNVTTISHLFGKNDLILHDSLSHNSILQGCILSGASIIAFPHNDCQALDKILQERRQHYQRVLIVIEGVYSTDGDIPDLPEFIAVKKRHKAFLMVDEAHSIGVLGKHGRGVGEFCGVDPADVDLWMGTLSKSFASCGGYIAGCAAVVEYLKYTSPGFVYSVGIAPPNAASVLASIRLLKAEPDRVALLHQRAKLFLELAQKQGLNTGTSKDSPVIPIIVGDALKSVQLSQNLFKRGINVPFMFYPSVPQNAARLRFFITCNHTEEQIRFTVNTLAQEVAKLQQDDSTQTSPLE, encoded by the coding sequence ATGGAATTGTTGAACCAGGTCTGGAACGGGAAAGAAAGCTCACCGGCCACTGTGGTTACGAGTGATCACAAATCTACCGTCAGTTCCCCAAAATTATCTCAAGGAGCATCAAGCATTGCCACTTGGTTAGTGTCCAAGCTGGCAGACGTACTTGAGCTGGATGCCCAAGAAATCGATATTCATCGGGATTTTACCGATTATGGTTTAAATTCTATTGAAGCTGTTAACTTATCCGGAGAGCTGGAGAATTTCCTCGGACATCGGCTTTCCCCAACGCTTTTATGGGATCACGACAATATTGAGGCATTGGCTGAGTATTTGGCGGAATACGTTGCTAAACAACCAACAGCAAACTCGCAAGCTAACCTAGAAACCTCCTCAGGGAGGTCAATACCGGAAACGAATGGTCATATATCGGCTAAAAACGGTCTCATCCCAAATCAAGATGCAGAAAAGCTAGACAATCAAGATATCCCACCGGAATACCACCATTTCCACCTATACCCAGAATACCGCAAACTGCAATTGCAACAGGAGGAAATCAAAGCGCTGGGGGTCAACAATCCTTTCTTTACCCCCCAAGAGCGGGTTGTCAACAATACCACACAGATTGGTGGCCGGGAATTGATTAATTATGCCACTTACAATTATCTAGGAATGTGTGGTGACCCAGTTATCTCTCAAGCAGCAAAGGATGCCATAGATCGTTATGGTACCTCCGCCTGTGCTAGCCGTCTGTTGTCAGGGGAAAAACCCTTACATCGAGAGCTAGAAAAAGAAATTGCTGACTTTATTGGTACTGAGGATAGTATCGTCTATGTAGGCGGTCATGCTACTAACGTAACTACTATTAGTCACCTATTTGGCAAAAATGACCTAATCTTACATGATTCTCTGAGCCACAACAGTATTCTACAGGGATGCATCCTATCGGGAGCGAGCATTATTGCTTTTCCTCATAATGACTGTCAGGCATTGGATAAAATACTCCAGGAGCGTCGTCAACACTATCAACGGGTACTGATTGTGATCGAAGGGGTTTACAGTACTGATGGTGACATTCCCGACTTGCCTGAGTTCATTGCAGTCAAGAAACGCCACAAAGCTTTCCTGATGGTAGATGAAGCTCACTCCATCGGGGTACTAGGCAAACACGGTCGAGGGGTTGGTGAGTTCTGTGGGGTTGATCCCGCTGATGTAGATTTGTGGATGGGTACCCTCAGCAAGTCCTTTGCTAGCTGCGGTGGCTATATTGCTGGTTGCGCTGCTGTGGTAGAATACCTCAAGTATACCTCCCCGGGATTTGTCTATAGTGTTGGCATAGCTCCTCCTAATGCAGCCTCCGTGCTGGCTTCCATAAGGCTACTCAAGGCAGAACCAGATCGAGTTGCACTGTTGCACCAGCGAGCTAAACTTTTCCTGGAATTAGCCCAGAAACAGGGACTCAACACAGGGACGAGTAAAGACTCTCCAGTGATTCCAATTATTGTGGGGGATGCGTTGAAGTCGGTGCAACTGTCTCAGAATCTCTTTAAGCGTGGCATCAATGTCCCGTTTATGTTCTATCCATCGGTGCCGCAAAATGCTGCCCGCCTGCGCTTCTTTATCACCTGTAACCATACGGAGGAGCAAATTCGCTTTACGGTGAACACCCTGGCTCAAGAAGTAGCAAAGCTTCAGCAGGACGATAGTACCCAGACATCACCCTTAGAGTAA
- the dacB gene encoding D-alanyl-D-alanine carboxypeptidase/D-alanyl-D-alanine-endopeptidase — translation MTQLNYWLKSLGMLTVAVLTTVSPITSRKANARTVADLRQEGKSLEISVLPPETAPTDSIKIPVPPPETNKNGICPEFLPPVIDSIIDHPSLARGKWGIVVESLSEEKVFYSHNANQYLIPASNIKLLTTAAALNKVHPNTPIRSKSMKEWVKITNLKSHNSYADTLLRYIGGSEAVQDALAELGVDPNSYRLVDGSGLSRKNLATPEAFISTLKGMSDANNNQVFLASLPVAGVSGTLKNRLRHPSTQTKVQAKTGTLRGVKALSGYLEHPDYGTIVFSIMVNQPSQSGKVLEKGIDEIVMRLTQLMPCNS, via the coding sequence ATGACCCAATTGAATTATTGGTTGAAATCCTTAGGAATGCTAACTGTAGCTGTGCTCACTACGGTATCTCCTATTACCTCTAGAAAAGCTAACGCTAGAACAGTTGCGGACTTAAGGCAAGAGGGAAAATCTTTGGAAATTTCTGTGCTTCCTCCAGAGACAGCTCCGACCGATTCCATTAAAATCCCTGTTCCCCCTCCGGAAACGAACAAGAATGGCATTTGTCCGGAGTTTCTGCCACCAGTGATTGACTCGATTATCGATCATCCTTCCTTGGCGAGAGGGAAATGGGGGATTGTGGTTGAATCATTATCGGAAGAGAAGGTTTTCTACAGCCACAATGCTAATCAATACTTGATCCCTGCTTCTAACATCAAACTATTAACTACAGCGGCAGCATTAAACAAGGTTCATCCCAATACTCCTATTCGATCTAAGTCAATGAAAGAATGGGTGAAGATAACGAATCTAAAAAGCCACAATAGTTATGCTGATACGTTATTGCGCTATATTGGCGGGTCGGAAGCAGTGCAGGATGCTTTGGCAGAATTGGGAGTTGACCCTAATAGTTATCGACTGGTAGATGGGTCTGGCTTATCCCGGAAAAATTTAGCGACTCCGGAGGCATTTATAAGCACTCTCAAAGGGATGAGTGATGCCAATAATAACCAAGTTTTTCTAGCTTCTTTACCGGTTGCGGGAGTGAGCGGTACTCTCAAAAATCGGTTGCGTCATCCCTCTACACAAACCAAAGTTCAAGCCAAAACCGGCACCCTCAGAGGAGTTAAAGCTCTGTCTGGATATCTCGAACATCCCGATTACGGCACTATCGTGTTTAGCATCATGGTTAATCAACCATCCCAGTCAGGTAAAGTCTTAGAAAAGGGAATTGATGAGATTGTTATGCGCTTAACTCAGCTGATGCCTTGTAATTCATAG
- a CDS encoding aspartyl/asparaginyl beta-hydroxylase domain-containing protein gives MKRSLDALRGKARDFLIYGIGRPLILKFEKLITDYSLIANSTFLDPSQFDWVAELEPKWMTIRQELDQILKYRDIIPNFHDLSPDQAEYISTDNLWKTYGLYAYGIKVKQNCEKCPETTRMIEKIPGMKTAFFSILLPGKHIPKHRGPYKGVIRYHLGLIVPEPKENCRIRVGNDIRYWEEGKTMMFDDSFPHEVWNETDGMRVVLFLDIVRPLRFPVSWINQLFIKLIAWSPFVQDAMANQKKWEKRLDKVFVRQ, from the coding sequence ATGAAACGTTCTTTAGACGCTCTTAGGGGAAAAGCTAGGGATTTCCTGATCTATGGTATTGGTAGACCACTTATCCTCAAGTTTGAAAAGCTAATTACTGATTACTCATTAATTGCTAATTCAACTTTCCTTGATCCTTCCCAATTTGATTGGGTAGCCGAGTTAGAACCCAAATGGATGACGATTCGCCAAGAGCTAGATCAAATCCTGAAATATAGAGATATTATACCTAACTTCCACGATCTTTCCCCAGACCAAGCCGAGTATATCAGCACGGATAATCTGTGGAAAACCTATGGTCTTTATGCCTATGGAATCAAAGTTAAACAGAATTGTGAAAAATGTCCGGAAACCACTCGTATGATTGAAAAAATTCCTGGCATGAAAACGGCATTTTTTTCAATCCTATTACCAGGTAAGCATATCCCTAAACATAGGGGACCCTATAAAGGGGTTATCCGATATCATTTAGGATTAATTGTTCCTGAACCGAAGGAAAATTGTCGGATTCGTGTTGGTAACGACATTCGCTATTGGGAAGAAGGAAAAACAATGATGTTTGATGATAGCTTCCCCCATGAGGTATGGAATGAAACCGATGGGATGCGGGTGGTTTTATTTCTAGATATTGTCAGACCGCTCCGTTTTCCTGTTTCATGGATTAATCAATTATTCATTAAACTGATTGCTTGGTCACCCTTCGTTCAAGATGCTATGGCTAATCAGAAGAAATGGGAAAAACGTTTAGATAAGGTGTTTGTTCGACAATGA